In the Pseudosulfitobacter pseudonitzschiae genome, CAAGATTGCCGCCCATCTCTTTCGGATTATTAAACAACTCAGGCAGTGTATTCCTTGGACTTGAAGGAAACAGCTTTGGAGCGAGGTGTTGCATTCGCAAGCTTGCGAATATTGCCCCATGTGTGTTTGTAGTCTGGCAGAACCAGTTCATTAACACCTGGGCTCACCACATTGCCTTGGCTGCCCGCAGGCGAGCCGAACACCATCGCGACCTGACCAGGTTTGGCTGTCTCCACTGGATAGGCCATGCCTTGTGTTGCGCCATTTCCGTTTGAAATCTCGATCAAATCACCGGCGGATATACCCAAATCGGCCATATCGTCAGCGTTCATTTCAATGAATGGATACGGGAAGCGGTCTTGGATAAAGTCATTGTCTTGATCTAGCAACTGGCTTTGCCAAAAGATGTTGGCACGCACGTTGTTGATCCAGAACTCATACTTGGCTTCTTCCTCGGCTTTGCCAGCAGCTTGCCAGCCCCGCCATCCAGCAGCGCAGAACAGAGCCTTTTGATCTTCGCGACCGTGCCGGGTGAACTTGCCGTCCGAATATTCCCGCTCAGTTCCGATCAGCTTGCCGTCCTCAAAGCCAACAACCGGTTCAAGAACACCCTTGACTCAGCCACAGACAGAGAGCTGCTTTCCGACTTTAAAGGGTGAAACCTGATGGTCAGGACAGTCTATTAACTGGACATTTACAGATTTATCGCCATATATGAGGTGTAGGTGGCATTTTGCTACCTTTTCCAAGCATGGAGTTGTTATGGCCCAATCTATCAAGCTGTCTGATGATGTCATGTCAGTTGTCCGCCGCGAGTCTGGTTTGCAAAGCCGGTCCGTTGCCGGGCAAATCACCCATTGGATCAACATCGGTCGCGCGATCGAGCAATCGAGCGCGTTTGACTATCAACACATCAATGCCGCCCTTGCAGGGGAGCTTTCCCCCGACGAACTGAGCGCTGAAGAGCAAGAAGTCTGGTTTGCGCAGTTTGGTGAAGATATGACCGCGCCGTCTGATCAAGAAGAGGCCTTCTTTGCACAGCGTCGTCAGCTGGGCCGTGGTGTTGGGCTGAATGACAAAGGCGAGTTGGTCTACCCTGAGGCCGCAGCCTGAGCGTGGCCCCTGTCCCGCGTCCAATACTCGTGATGCTGGCAGGTCCGAACGGATCAGGCAAATCCACGCTTTACGAGACGCGGATCGCGCCAAAATTTGCCGTGCCCTTTATCAACGCCGACGTCATCCAGCGTGATGAGCTCAAAGACGGTGATGTCAATGCAGCGTACGAGGCGGCACAAATCGCCACCGAGCGCCGCACGTCCTTGATGGCGGATCGTAAAAGCTTTGCCACGGAAACCGTGTTCTCTCATCCTTCTAAGCTTGACCTTATTACCCAAGCCAAAGCCCTAGGGTATCGCGTTATGACGTTTCATATCTCGGTAGCGCATCCCGACCTATCCGTCGCTCGCGTCGGTGAAAGGGTCATTGAGGGTGGTCATCCCGTACCTGAAGAGAAAATCAGAAACCGATATGATCGCTCCGGCCCCCTGATCCGCCAAGCGATTCTGAGCAGTGACATCGGTCATGTCTTTGACAGCTCCCAGTTGAACCAGCCCCCGGTGCGGGCGTTGTCATTCACAAACGGAACCCTCGCCTTTGCCTTGCCGCAGCTTCCCAATTGGGTGCTCGATCTCTACGGGGACGATTTAGTTCTGTAGGTAGCGCTGTTTATGACAGGCCCATCAGCCACAGTTGGCTGGCCGTCAACAATCGCTATTGGTAGTGTGGAGCGAAATTCATAATATTCGGAACGACATTTTCTGCGCGCAAAATCAGCACCTTGCAGAATCCGTAATTCTGTTCCGTATCAGAGCCTCCAAATTAGGCAAAAAACCATGCTGATCGGCTATGCACGTGTTTCCACGACAGGACAAAACCTGGAAACCCAAATCGAGCACCTCCAGGCCGAGGGCTGCGACAGGATATTCCAGGAAAAACTGACCGGGTTCGACCGCCGCCGTCCTCAGCTGGAAAAGATGCTCAAAACCCTTCAACCAGGTGATACTCTCATCGTCACCAGCCTGGACCGGTTGGCCAGATCCACTCATGATCTCTTTGTAATCACCCAGAGAGTAGAAGCATCTGAGGCATCGTTCCGATCTCTGCGAGAGCCTTGGGCTGACACTACAAGCTCGATGGGAAAGTTCTTACTAACTGTTTTTGCAGGGCTTTCCGAGCTGGAACGCAATCTAATCAATGAACGGACAAATGACGGTAGGACCTCAGCAAAAAAACGCGGCGTGAAGTTTGGTCGAAAATTCAAACTAACCACGCATCAGCAGGATCAGGTCAGAACCATGCTGCAAGAAGGACAATCCATCCGGGCCATCGCTCGACATTTCAACGTCGGCGTGGCTACAATTGACAGGATAAAGAAGACAACCCATCCCAGCTGAAAAATCTTGCCGTTTCTACCCCCCTTCGTGCGTACTGGGCCTACTTCTCCCGAACGCCAGATCAATATGAAAAATTCCAGCTCAATTCGGCAAGTTTCGCGGCAGCAGATCAGCATCGTTTGGACCACCACATCGTCGAATTGATCATTCTGCAGCAACATCAACCGTTTCAAACGCCCCTTCGGATTGCCAGCGCTGCGCGACTTCACCTAAGGATTCGAGCACTTGGCGCAGATCGTCACCTCGCTCAGTCAGACCATAGGTAACCGCGGGTGGGATCGTTTGAGTCTGATCGCGCCAGATCACTCCGGCCGCTTGCAACATTCGCAACCGCTCCGTCAGCACACGGGTTGAAATTCCCGGCACTGCCCGTTTCAGAGCACCGAAGCGTTGCGGCCCGCCGTCGCTAAGAACCCAGAGAATATAGGTTGTCCAAGGCCCCATCAGCAGGCGCAGAATGGAGTCCATGGGACATGCGGGCGGTATTTTCTGTTTCATTTTGAGGTTCTCCAAGGGTAGTTACTTTTACGTGCCTGCTTCCCTTTAAAAACTAAGGCGCTTTATAACACTAGAGTGAAAAGAAAAACCTAGCAAGGGTAACCCATAGGGAAGAATGCCCGGGCAATTTGTACGAAATAGAGGACGTCTAGATGAGCGACAAATCTGCGAAAATTACGTACTGGGCTGCAACCGGGCTGGTTGCATTGGTCTATCTGGGCGGAGCGGCATTTTACATCACCGCGCATGACATGGTTGCGGGAATGTATGAGGGCCTGTTGAAATACCCAACCTACATAATATGGCCGTTGGCCATGCTGAAGATTGTGGCGGCCGTAGTCATCCTTTGGCGCCCGTCAACGTTTCTGTCCGATTTCGCCTATGCGGCGATGTTCTGGCACCTGATGCTGGCCGCCTCGGCGCATATGGCTGCGGGCGATCCGGGCTGGCCGCCGGCGATTGTTGCCTGGATTGCGCTGATTGTGTCGTTCCTGACGCAAAACCGGGTGCGCGAAAAGAAGTCGCCCTACGGTGATTTGCTGTATCGCGCGGCGTAACCGAACTCTAGGGCAAACAAGCGCGGGCTGGGGCGTAAGGCGTCGCCCGCAATAAAGAGGAAAGGATGCGGGACATGACCCGAATGCCAACGATGTTCATTCCACACGGTGGAGGCCCATGTTTCTTCATGGACTGGGACCCGCCAGAAACCTGGAACCGACAGCGCGAGTTCCTTGCGGATGTACCGGCAACATTGCCGGATGCCCCCAAGGCGTTGCTGGTGATTTCAGGCCATTGGGAAGAGCAGCAGTTCACAGTGCAGAAAAACCCGGCCCCGTCGCTGTTGTTCGATTATAACGGGTTTCCACCTCACACCTACGAACTGACTTGGCCCGCGCCTGGCGACCCCGCGCTGTCCGACAGGGTGCAGACGCTTGTCGAGGCGGCCGGGTTCCCCTGCCCCGTTGATGAGGCGCGCGGTTACGATCACGGCGTGTTCATTCCGCTCAAGGTGGCCTTTCCGCAGGCAGACATTCCCTGTGTGCAGCTTAGCCTGCGCAGCGATCTTGACCCAACTGCGCATATTGCGGTCGGGCGGGCACTGGCGCCGTTGCGCGACGAAGGTGTGCTGATCATTGGTTCGGGGAACACCTATCACAACATGCAAAAAATGATGCGTGCGATGCGGGGTGGCGTCACCGATGCCGTGAACGGGCAGGAATTTGACCGCTGGCTGAGCGATGCGGCCACCCGCACCGATCCAGCAGAGCGTGATCAAATGCTGGCTCAGTGGGACGCCGCCCCTGGTGCCCGCGATGCCAACCCGCGCGAAGAACATCTGATTCCGCTGCATGTTGTCGCGGGGGCCGCCCTTGCCGACAAAGGCGTGAAAACGCTGGAGGATCACGTGCTCGGAGCAGTCGAAAGCGCGTTTACCTTTGGCTGAATCCCATCAGACGCTTGAACATCCAAATCCAACCCGAAAAATCGAGGAATACCCAATGACAAACATTCAAAACGGCCCTTTCATCGTCACCGGTGCATCCGGCCAACTTGGCCGACAGGTCATCGACAATCTGATTGCGGCCGGTGCCGGTCCGATCATCGGCGTCTCCCGTTCGCCGGAAAAGCTGGCCGATCTGGCTGACAAGGGCATCGAGGCCCGTAAGGGTGATTTCAACGACCCCGCATCGCTGAGCGCGGCTTTTGCCGGTGGCAAGCGTCTGCTGATCATTTCGACCGACGATCTGGAACCAGGCAAGCGACTGGAAGCGCATAAAAACGCCGTCGCAGCCGCGACGAAGGAAGGGATCACACATATCGTCTATACTTCGCTGACGAACCCGGTTGAGGAAAGCCCGATCACGTTCTCCAAAGATCACAGCGACACCGAAGCGCTAATCAAGGACACCGGTGTCAACTATACCATCCTGCGCAACAACCTTTACACCGATCTGGTGCTGATGGGTGGTGGGCAAAGCATTGGAATGGGGCAACACTTCGCCGCTGCTGCTGAGGGGAAAACCGGCTATGTTACTCGCGCCGATTGCGCCCGCGCCGCTGCAGCGGCGCTGATGCAGGAAACCGGTTCAAGCGTTTTGGACATCACCGGCCCCGCGGCGCTTTCCCAAGGGGACATCGCGGCCATCCTGTCGGAAATCTCGGGCAAGGATATCCCCTATATCCCGATCTCAACCGACGATCTGGTTAAGGCCATGATCGGCGCTGGTTTGCCAGAGTTCATGGCAA is a window encoding:
- a CDS encoding molybdopterin dinucleotide binding domain-containing protein — protein: MRANIFWQSQLLDQDNDFIQDRFPYPFIEMNADDMADLGISAGDLIEISNGNGATQGMAYPVETAKPGQVAMVFGSPAGSQGNVVSPGVNELVLPDYKHTWGNIRKLANATPRSKAVSFKSKEYTA
- a CDS encoding TA system antitoxin ParD family protein, with the protein product MAQSIKLSDDVMSVVRRESGLQSRSVAGQITHWINIGRAIEQSSAFDYQHINAALAGELSPDELSAEEQEVWFAQFGEDMTAPSDQEEAFFAQRRQLGRGVGLNDKGELVYPEAAA
- a CDS encoding zeta toxin family protein, whose protein sequence is MAPVPRPILVMLAGPNGSGKSTLYETRIAPKFAVPFINADVIQRDELKDGDVNAAYEAAQIATERRTSLMADRKSFATETVFSHPSKLDLITQAKALGYRVMTFHISVAHPDLSVARVGERVIEGGHPVPEEKIRNRYDRSGPLIRQAILSSDIGHVFDSSQLNQPPVRALSFTNGTLAFALPQLPNWVLDLYGDDLVL
- a CDS encoding recombinase family protein, whose protein sequence is MLIGYARVSTTGQNLETQIEHLQAEGCDRIFQEKLTGFDRRRPQLEKMLKTLQPGDTLIVTSLDRLARSTHDLFVITQRVEASEASFRSLREPWADTTSSMGKFLLTVFAGLSELERNLINERTNDGRTSAKKRGVKFGRKFKLTTHQQDQVRTMLQEGQSIRAIARHFNVGVATIDRIKKTTHPS
- a CDS encoding winged helix-turn-helix transcriptional regulator, coding for MDSILRLLMGPWTTYILWVLSDGGPQRFGALKRAVPGISTRVLTERLRMLQAAGVIWRDQTQTIPPAVTYGLTERGDDLRQVLESLGEVAQRWQSEGAFETVDVAAE
- a CDS encoding DoxX family protein, with product MSDKSAKITYWAATGLVALVYLGGAAFYITAHDMVAGMYEGLLKYPTYIIWPLAMLKIVAAVVILWRPSTFLSDFAYAAMFWHLMLAASAHMAAGDPGWPPAIVAWIALIVSFLTQNRVREKKSPYGDLLYRAA
- a CDS encoding DODA-type extradiol aromatic ring-opening family dioxygenase, encoding MTRMPTMFIPHGGGPCFFMDWDPPETWNRQREFLADVPATLPDAPKALLVISGHWEEQQFTVQKNPAPSLLFDYNGFPPHTYELTWPAPGDPALSDRVQTLVEAAGFPCPVDEARGYDHGVFIPLKVAFPQADIPCVQLSLRSDLDPTAHIAVGRALAPLRDEGVLIIGSGNTYHNMQKMMRAMRGGVTDAVNGQEFDRWLSDAATRTDPAERDQMLAQWDAAPGARDANPREEHLIPLHVVAGAALADKGVKTLEDHVLGAVESAFTFG
- a CDS encoding SDR family oxidoreductase yields the protein MTNIQNGPFIVTGASGQLGRQVIDNLIAAGAGPIIGVSRSPEKLADLADKGIEARKGDFNDPASLSAAFAGGKRLLIISTDDLEPGKRLEAHKNAVAAATKEGITHIVYTSLTNPVEESPITFSKDHSDTEALIKDTGVNYTILRNNLYTDLVLMGGGQSIGMGQHFAAAAEGKTGYVTRADCARAAAAALMQETGSSVLDITGPAALSQGDIAAILSEISGKDIPYIPISTDDLVKAMIGAGLPEFMAKVFASFDEAMAKDYLSVASDDLEKLTGQAGQSARDFLIGNKAALLTPPAQ